The Ranitomeya imitator isolate aRanImi1 chromosome 8, aRanImi1.pri, whole genome shotgun sequence genome window below encodes:
- the MANF gene encoding mesencephalic astrocyte-derived neurotrophic factor gives MRTVYALTVTGILLLLPGPGQALRPGECEVCVSFLSRFYESLKENDVTFTPNAVEKELHKSCDAAKGKENRFCYYIGATSDAATKITNEVSKPLSHHIPVEKICEKLKKKDSQICELKHDKQIDLSTVDLKKLRVKELKKILDDWGETCKGCAEKSDYIRKINEQMPKYAPNAANARTDL, from the exons ATGAGGACTGTGTACGCCCTGACGGTGACCGGCATCCTGCTCCTACTGCCGGGTCCGGGACAAGCGCTGAGGCCGGGGGAATGCGAGG TCTGTGTCTCGTTCCTGAGCCGCTTCTACGAGTCCCTTAAAGAGAACGATGTGACGTTCACCCCGAACGCGGTGGAGAAGGAGCTGCACAAATCGTGTGACGCCGCCAAAGGGAAGGAGAACAGATTT TGCTACTACATTGGAGCAACCAGTGACGCAGCCACAAAGATCACTAACGAGGTGTCTAAGCCGCTCAGTCACCACATCCCAGTTGAGAAAATCTGTGAGAAGCTGAAGAAGAAGGACAGTCAGATCTGCGAGCTGAAACACG ACAAGCAGATTGATCTGAGCACAGTGGATCTGAAGAAGCTGAGGGTGAAGGAACTGAAGAAGATCCTGGATGACTGGGGGGAGACGTGTAAGGGCTGCGCAGAAAAGTCCGACTACATCCGCAAGATCAACGAGCAGATGCCAAAATATGCGCCCAACGCAGCAAATGCACGGACGGACCTGTGA